In Anaerolineales bacterium, the sequence CGTTTTCGTCAATGGTGTCCTGGTCCGAGACCAGGGCGATATTCTCGAGGAAATCCGAAATGGTGCGCCCGCTGTACTCGGCCGCCAGGCGGCGCATTTCCTGGACGTTGTCCCAGCGGTCCTGGCCTTCCTCTTCGCCTGCGTCAGCCAGCAGGTAACCGTGATAGTCAATATCGGCCAGGATGCGGTCCATAAGCTTCATCGGCTCGGCCTCGCCCGCCATGGCGTGCCAGGCCGCCAGGCGGCGCCCCAGCGGGGCCATGGCCTGGCGCGCCAGGTTGGGGATGACGCCGAAGAGCGGGTCGTCTGACGTTTCGCCCAGGCGCATGAGCATGCGGCCGGGGGTGGTCTTTTCCTGAATGGCCAGGTTGCGCAAAGCCGCCTGAGACTTGAGGCCAATCCGCCGGGCGGGCACATTGATCACGCGGTTGAGGCTGGCCTCATCGTCTGGATTGATCGCCAGGCGCAGATAACACAGCACGTCTTTGACCTCACGACGGCCGTAAAAGCGCTGGGCGCCGACCAGCTTGTAGGGCAGGTTGGCATGCAGGAAAGCTTCTTCGATCAGGCGCGACTGAGCATTGACCCGGTACATCACGGCGAAGTCGCCCAAGCTGGCGCCTGCGCGCACGGCCATGGCGATCTGTTCGACAATGTAGCGGCCGCTTTCCTGTTCGTTGAGCGTCATGTGAATGCGGATCTTTTCGCCAGCCCCGCGGTCGCTGAACAGCTGTTTGCGCGTGCGGTGCGGATTGCGGTCGATCACTGCCATGGCGGCGTCTAGAATGCGCTGGGTGGAGCGGTAGTTCTGTTCCAGCAGGATCACTTGCGCGTCCGGGTAGTCTTTTTCGAAGCGCAGCACATTGCGGTAATCGGCGCCGCGCCAGCGATAAATTGACTGGTCGGTGTCGCCTACCACGTAGATGTTATTGTGAAATGAAGCCAGGTGTTTGAGCAGCGAATACTGGGCCTGGTTGGTGTCCTGGAATTCGTCCACCAGCACATGTTGGAAACGCTGGGCGTATTTGTTGCGCACCTCAAGATTGTCTTGCAATAGGCGCGCCGTCCACAGCAGCAGGTCGTCAAAGTCCAACGCGTTGCTGGCCAGCAGCATTTGCTGGTAGCGCTGGTAGACCCGCACCACGACCTCGTCGCGGTAATTGTTAACCGGCATGTCCTCAGGCAGCTGCAGTTCATTCTTGGCCTGCGAAATGCGGTTGTGCACACTGTGGGGCGTGTGCATCTTGGGGTCGATGTTCAATTCTTTCAGGGCGTTTCGCACCAGGCCTTGTTGGTCGTCGCTGTCGTAGATCACAAAGTTTTGGTTAAAAGGCAGCGCCTCCGCTTCGGTGCGCAGCAGCCGGGCGCAGATGGAGTGGAAGGTTCCCAGGCTCAGGCCGCGCGGCCGCTCCCCCAGCACACGTTCCACGCGCTCGGCCATTTCGCGGGCGGCTTTGTTGGTGAAGGTCACCGCCAGAATATGGTGCGGCGGCACGCGCAGCTCACGGATCAGGTAGGCGATGCGGTGGGTCAGCACGCGCGTCTTGCCGGAGCCGGGGCCGGCCAGCACCAAAACCGGCCCCAGACCGGCGGTGAGCGCTTGCTGTTGCTGGGCGTTCAGCCCGGCAGAAAGTTCGAACATACGGGCGATTTTACTGTATCGCAACGCGGGCCGGCGAGCGCACAGCCAGAACAGGTAAAATCGCTTTGCGTTTGTACCTTGAAAGGTCTTTCTTCTACATGAAATTGCCAGCCATTGTTCTTTGTGCCTTGTTACTCAGCGCTTGTGCCCCCTCGGGGCCGAGCGAAGCGGAACTGCACGCCAGCGCCCAGGCCCTGGCGGCCAGCTGGCTGGAGACGGAAGCCGCCATCCCCACCGCGACCACGGCCCCCAGTAACACACCGGAGCCTTCCCCCACCAGCGCTCCCAGCGAAACGGCCGAGCCGACACTGACCGAAAGCGCCACCGTGCCCCCGGTGGCCTTTAATACCGTGACGCCCTTCGGCTTTATGGAGCCATCTCAGCTGGCCTCCGCCCAGGCGAACAAGGATGACCAAAATGCGCCGTTGGTGCTGGTCAATCACACCGATGACGAAATTCGACTGCAATTGCTTACACCGGTGTACCAGGAGTACACTTTCACCCGCACGATGACCATTATTGTCCCGGAAGGGACCTACACTTACCGCGCTTGGATTGGCGGCAAAGGTCCGCGCAACGGCAGCTTTAGCATCACCAACGGGGATAAACACGAATTGATCTTCCGCGAGAACCAGATCAATTTTGCGGTTCCTTAAACTATGGACGCCAACTGGAACCTGATTGGCCACGAATGGGCGGTTCGCCTGCTGAAGACCCAGATCGGGTCCGGGCAGCTGCGCCAGGCCTATCTGCTGACCGGCCCGCCGGGGATTGGCCGGCGCACGCTAGCCCTGCGCGCCGCTCAGGCGCTGAACTGCCAGGCGCCCCCGGCGCCGGGCGAGTTCTGCGGTGAATGCCGCGCCTGCCGCGGTTTTGCCCGCAGCCAGCACCCCGACCTGCTGCTGGTCTCGCGCAATGAAGGCGACCGTGACCTGCGCATCGAAGCCATCCGCGAACTGCGCCGCGAACTGTCCCGGACTCCGTTGGAAGCCAACAGCCAGGTGGCGATCCTGATCAACTTTGAAGACGCCAGCGTACAGGCGGCCAACGCGCTGCTCAAGACGTTGGAGGAACCCAACCCGCGCACGCTGATCTGCCTGACGGCGACGGATGAAGACCGCCTGCCGCCCACCATCGTTTCGCGCTGCGAACTGCTGCGCCTGCGCCCTGTGCCGGCCGAGATGCTCTCCGCCAGCTTGGTCGCCCGCGGCCTGGACGCCGAGCAAGCCCAACTGCTGGCCCGGCTGAGCGCCGGCCGCCCCGGCCTGGCGCTGCGCTGGCAGGCCCAGCCAGAACTTTTGCAGCGCCGGGCCGATTGGTTGGACGCCTGTGACAGCCTGCTGACTGCCAACCCGGTGCAGCGCTTTGCCTTTGCTGAAAAAGCCAGCAAAGACCGCCACAACCTGCGTGAGCTGCTGCTGGTCTGGCTGTCTTTTTGGCGGGATGCGCTTTTGCGGGCCGGCGGCTCTTCTGCCGCAGTGGCCAACCCGGACCGTGAAGCTCAGCTGGAGCAGGTGGCGCAGACCCTGAACCTGGACAGCATTCATGTCTGGGTGGAAAAGCTGCAGGAAACGCTGGACCAACTGGAAACTAACGTTAACGCTCGTTTGGCTCTGGAGGCTTTGCTGCTGCACCTGCCTGGGTGATTGTCAAGCCGTCCGACAAGCTGCGAAAAAGGCCCTATGCTATACTGATTCCAGTCTGGCAAACGAGCTCTTTTCTTTATTAACATGACGATCCCCAACCCTGTAATGGAGGGTGGCCGCACCCAGGCCTCCCTTGACCTGCTCTATCACATCAGCCGCGAGCTTGCCTCGGCGCTTGACTTGCGGGTGGTGTTGGAACGCGTGCTGAAGCTTTCCATGCAGAATGTGATCGCGGAAAGCGGCAGCCTGATCGTGCTGGATGACCATCAAGAGCCCATCGATTCGATCATTATTGTTAGAGACAAAGTCATTCAAGAAACCACCCGCCAATTGAAATTCACGCTGCAGAGCGGCCTGGCCGGGTGGGTGGCTACCAATCGCAAAGCGGCCCTGGTGCCAGACACGAGCCAAGACGAGCGTTGGCAACCTACTGCAGAAAGAAACCAATCCAAGGCAGCTTCCAAGTCTGTAGTTAGCGCCCCGCTGATCGTGCGTGACAAGCTGGTGGGCGTGGTCACCCTGACGCACCCTCAGGCGGGCTTCTTTAACGCCGATCATCTAAATCTCGTCCAGGTGATTGCCGACTTGTCCGGCTTTGCCGTGCTCAATGCGCGCTATTACGCCGAAAGCCAACGCCGGGCCGCCATCATGACCGCCGTGGCGGACAGCGCCAAAGCGATTGGCGAGAGCTTGCAATTGGACGACGTCTTGCAGACCATCCTGGAGCAGACTGCCCGCGCCCTGGAAGTGCAGGCTGTGGCGCTGGCTTTGGTGGATGGCGACAGCGTGGTCTTCCGTGCGGCCAGCGGCGAGCTGAGCAAGAAACTGATCGGCATGCGTATGCAGGTGGGGCAGGGGCTGGCCGGCTGGGTCGCCCAACACAATGAGGGCTTGCTGGTCCCAGATGTGGACACAGACCCGCGCTATTTCCATGAAATTGATGCGCAGATCGGGCTGCAGGCGCGGGCGATTGCCACCAGCCCGATCCGCGCCCAGCAAACAGTGATTGGCGTGCTGCAGGCGATCAACCCGGTCAGTGGTGAACTGGACAACAGCGATCTGCTGGTGCTGGAAGGGATTGGCAACCTGGCCGGCACGGCGATCGAGCACGCTCAATTGTTTGAGCAAATGGAGGCGGCGCGCAGCCGCTACTTGGAGCTCTTCGAAGACAGTATTGACCCCATCCTCATCACGGATCTGGAGGGAAACATTGTCGAGGCCAACCGCCAGGCCCATTTACTGCTGAACCTGAACAAGAATCATCTGCAGACGATGAATGTTCACCATTTTCACCAAGCCGACAGCAAGGTGCTGGGCAAAGATATGGCTAACCTGAAAGATGGCCAAAGCGTATCCTACGAATCCGTTTTGCAGGCCGAGAACAATGCCGATAGCTATGTCGAGGTGTATGTGCGCCGTATTGATGTGGACGGCCTGGTGCAGCTGCAATGGATCCTGCGCGACATCACGGAACGCAAGAACCTGGATACCTTGCGGGAAGACCTGGCTTCGATGATCTACCACGACTTGCGCTCCCCGCTGGCCAATGTGGTCTCCGGCCTGGATGTGCTTGCCATGATGCTGCCCGCCGACGCAGACCCGACTATGCGCTCGGTTTTGGATATTGCCATGCGCTCCACCGAGCGCATCCAGCGTTTGGTGAATTCCCTGTTGGACACTTCGCGCATGGAATCCGGCCAGAAACTGGGCAGCCCGGAACCGACGGCGGTGGCCAGTTTGGCGCAGGCCGCCCTGGAAGCGGTCACGCTGGCGGCGCAAAGCAAGCAGGTGGAACTGGTGGATGCTGTGGTCAAAGGCCTGCCGCGCGTCATGGCCGACAGCGAAATGATCCGCCGCGTATTGATCAATCTATTGGAAAATGCGATCCGTTATTCCAAGGGGGGTATGTCTGTGGTGTGTGGCGCCAAGCGCAGCGGCGACTTTGTGGAGTTTTGGGTGCAGGATCAGGGCCGCGGCATTCCCAAGAGTGAGCACGAGCGCATCTTTGATAAATTTACCCGCGTGCAGCCTTCCTCCAAATCTGCGGGCAAGACCCACGGGCTAGGCTTGGGTTTGGCCTATTGCAAATTGACCGTCGAGGGGCATGGCGGCCGGATCTGGGTGGAAAGCGAGCCGGACAACGGTGCGCGCTTTGCCTTTACCCTGCCGATCGCACGCACGGGGCGTCTCTAGTGAAGAAGCTTAAAGCCAACATTTATTACGAGAATGGTTATGCGGGCGTCACCGTCGGCGCCTTGCTGCTGCCGCAGGTGACCCTGCTGGTGGACGCTCCGTTGCAACCCGAACAGGGCCGGCAGTGGCTGGCGGATCTGGAGCAGGCCGGCGCTGCCCCGCGGCGGCTGGTGCTCAATTTGGACGCTCACCCGGACCGCACCCTGGGCGTGCAGACCATGGAAGCCCAGGTGCTGGCGCACCGCGAGGTCACCCGCCAAATTCGACGGCGGGCGGCCATCTTCAAGGCGCTTAAGCAGGAAAGCGGCGCGGAGTGGGAAGAGACCTCCGGGCTGAGTGGCTTGCGCTGGATCCTGCCGCGGCTCACGTTCTCTGAACAAGTGGGCCTGCAGTTCGATGAAGCTGAATTGCGCATGGAACATCGCCCCGGCCCCAGCCCTGCCACCAGTTGGCTGCTGGTGCCCCAGGATGGCGTGGTGTTTGTGGGCGATACGCTGACCGTGGATGAACCGCCCTTTTTGGCCAATGCAGATATTGGCGCCTGGCTGGAGCAATTGGATCTGCTCTCGGGCCGGGACTATAAAGACTATACAATTATCGCCGGGCGCGGCGGCAAGGCCGGCGCTGAAGACATCGCCGCCATGCGGCGCTTTATTAAAGACGTACACAGCCGTTTGCAGCGCTTGGACGGTAAAAAGAGCGCCAACGAAGAAATTGACAAGCTGGCCGCCAAGCTTAACGAAAAATTCCGCGCCCCGGTGAAGCGCCAGGTGTTGTTTGGACAGCGTTTACGGCATGGTCTGCACAGCTACTTTGCCCGCTATCACACTGCGGCGGGGCGCGCCGCTCGACAGGCTGCGTGAACACAGCAGACCAGTCCGCCCTGGCGGCTCGTTGTTTGGCCATTCACCAACGCCTGGTGGAAGTGTATGGCACGCCTGAATGGCGCAATCCCCTGCCGCCCATAGACGAGCTGGTTTCCACGATTCTCTCGCAAAGCACCAGTGACACCAATCGAGACATCGGCTTCTTTGCGCTCAAGGCGCGTTACAAGAGTTGGGAAGATGTGCGGGATGCACCGGCCAAAGACATCGTCGAGACCATCCGGCCCGCCGGCCTGGCCAACCAGAAGGGGCCGCGCATCCAGCAGGTCTTGCGCCAGATCACCCAGTTGCGCGGCGAACTTTCGATTGACTTCTTGCGCGACCTGTCCGGGGAAGAAGCCCGCGCCTGGCTGACCCAATTCAACGGCATTGGGCCCAAAACGGCCGCCATCATTCTGCAGTTCTCGCTGGGGATGCCGGCCTTTCCGGTGGATACGCATGTCTATCGTGTTACCGGGCGGCTGGGCATTCGCCCAGCGAAGATGAATGCCGATAAGGCTCACGCCCATTTTGAGGCGCTGCTGCCGCCGGAGACCTTCTTCACTGCGCACCTCAACATCATCCGCCTGGGGCGTGAGATCTGCCAGGCGCGCCGGCCCAAGTGTGAGATGTGCCCGGTGAGCGATCTGTGTGATTATTACGCCCAGGTGTACCTGCCCGCCCAACCGGCGGCTTGACGTTCGCCTGTTGGCCTCCTATACTTGTAAGACAATTTAGTTGCACGGGGAGCTTGCGTGTCAGTCATTTGGCTAAACCAAGATTTGGCTAAGCCAAATATCTGACACGCGTTGGCTGAGAGGTGGCACATGTTTCCGGCAGAGCCGAGACATACGCCACGACCCGTACCCAGGCTGTGCCTGGGAGACCTGATCCGGGTAATGCCGGCGGAGGAATTGCTTAGCGTGACGCGCTCCCGCCTCCGGCTACCCACCGGAGGTTTTGTTTTGATCGCAGTCGTCTTCGCCAATGGGGAGTTTGCCCCGCCGCCCGACCTGCAGACGCGGCTGGACGCGGCGGGTTTGCTGATCGCCGCCGACGGCGGCGGCCGCCACTGCCTGCGCCTGGGTCTGGCTCCGCACCTGCTGGTGGGCGATATGGATTCGCTCAGCCAGGCTGAGCAGGCCGAACTGCAAGCCCGCGGGACGCAGCTGCAGCGCCACCCAGCGGAGAAGGACCAGACCGATCTGGAACTGGCCCTGCAGGCGGCCGAAGACGCGGGCGCCGGCGCAGTGGTCGTGCTGGCCGGCCTGGGCGGCCGCTGGGACCACAGCTTAGCCAACTTGCTGCTGGCCGCCCAGGAACAGTTCGCTCACTTGTCGATCCTCTTCTTGCACGGCGACCAACGGTTGTTCCCCATCCGCGGCGGGCAGGACCTGGATGCCCAGCCCGGCGAACGCGTCTCGCTCCTGCCCCTGGGCGGCGATGCGCGCGGCGTGACCACGCACGACCTGGCTTACCCATTGGCGGACGAAACCCTGCCACTCGGCAGCAGCCGCGGCGTCAGCAACCTGGTGGCCGGCCCCCGGCCGCGGGTCGAGCTGGCTGGCGGCACGCTGTTGTGCGTCCTTTCCACCCCTGATTCAGAGATACCAGGAGAGCTATGAGACCCCTACTGTTTGCTTTAACCCTGTTTGCCTTGCTATTGGCGGCCTGCGCCCCGGCGGCTCAGGTCGACGGCCGGACCACGTTGACCGTGATGACCCATGATTCGTTTGCCGTTTCCGAAGCGGTGGTCGCCGCTTTCGAGGAGCAGCATAACGCCGAGGTCGTCTTCCTCAAGGTGGGCGATGCCGGCTCTGCGACCAACCAGGCTGTGCTGGCTGCTGGCGCGCCGCTGGCGGATGTCTTCTATGGCGTGGACAACACCTTCCTCAGCCGGGCGCTGGAGGGCGATATCTTTGAGCCGTACGATTCGCCCCTGCTGGCCGAGATCCCCGACCACTTCAAGCTCGACCCGCACAACGGGGCCTTGCCGGTGGACTATGGCGATGTGTGCCTCAACTACGACATCGCCTATTTCGAGGAAAACGATCTTGAGCCCCCGGCCAGTCTGGAAGACCTGCTCAAACCGGAATATGCCGGTTTGCTGGTGGTGCAAAACCCAGCCAGCTCCTCACCGGGCCTGGCTTTCCTGCTGGCCACCATCGGCCACTTTGGCGAAGATGGCTACCTGGACTTTTGGCGCGGCCTGGTGGCCAATGACCTGCGCGTGGTCAGCGACTGGGACACGGCCTTCTACACCGAGTTCAGCCGCTGGGGCGGAGGGCGACCGATCGTGGTCTCTTACGCCTCCAGCCCACCGGTGGACCTGATCTTCGCCGAGGAGCCGCTGGAGCGCCCGGTGACCGCTGCACTGGTGGCGGACGACACCTGCTTCCGCCAGATCGAGTTCGTCGGCATCCTGCGCGGCACCCAACAGCGCGCCCTGGCCGAGGCCTGGGTGGACTTTATGCTCTCGCCCACCTTCCAGGAAGATTTGCCGCTGCAAATGTTCGTTTTCCCGGTCAACCCCAACGCTCAATTGGCTGAGGTCTTCGTGGATTTCCTGGAGGTGCCCCAGCAGCCGATCCTGGTCAGTCCTGAGGCGATTGCTGCCTACCGCGAAGAATGGGTGGCGGCCTGGACCGATGCGGTATTGCGATAAACTGGACCTATGACCCAGCCTAAAGCCACGCGTCCGTATATGCCGGGTTACGGCATCGCCAGGGATGAGGCTGGCTTGCTGCCCTGGTCGTATGTCGAAGAGCGCATGGGTGCGGCCCGCAACTACTGGTTGATCACTGCGGCAGAGAACCGTCCGCATGCCGCCCCAGTGTGGGGCGTGTGGCATAAGCGCAATTTCTACTTCAGCAGTGGCACCAGCTCTCGCAAGGGCCGCAACCTGGCCGCCAATCCCTCGGTCACCCTGCACTTGGAAAGCGGCGATGAGGTCGTGATCCTGGAGGGGCAGATCGAGACGGTGGCCGAGCCTGATCTGCTGCAAGAGCTGGATCAGGCCTATCAGCAGAAATACCAGGTCTCGATCCTGGGCGGGCAGGTGTATACCTTGCGCGTCGAGCAGGCTTTTGCTTGGCGCGAGCAGGATTTCCCGCGCACGGCTACGCGTTGGACGCTGCGGTGAAGCCGCCGCGCAAAGTCCTGCTGGCTTTGCTCTGGCTGCTTCCCCTGGCCTTTCTGGCCCTTTTCTATTTCTATCCGTTGGGCAGCATCCTGACCCTCAGCATACAGCGCGGCGGCGGGCTGGGGCAAGCTGTGGCCGCCGTGCTGGGCAGCCCCGCACAGCGCAGCGTGTTGGGCTTCACCTTCTGGCAGGCCACGTTGTCTACGCTGCTGACCCTGATGGTGGGGCTGCCGGCGGCCTGGCTGCTGGCCCGCCACCAGTTCCGCGGCAAGAGCCTGCTGCGCGCCCTGAGCGGCATTCCCTTTGTGCTGCCCACTCTGGTGGTGGCGGCCGCCTTTGATGCCTTGCTTGGCCCGCGCGGCTGGGTCAACCAGGCCGCTATGAGCTTGTTCGAGCTTCCGGTTCCTCCGCTGCAATTCGTCAATACTTTCGGGGCGATCCTGGTGGCGCATGTCTTTTACAACACCACCATCGTGCTGCGTTTGGTGGGCGACTTTTGGGGGCGGCTCAACCCGCGCATCGAACAAGCGGCCCGAAGCCTGGGGGCCGCGCCCTGGCAGGTCTTCTTCCGCATAAGCCTGCCGCTGCTGGCCCCGGCGCTGGCCGCCGCGGCCCTGCTGGTCTTTATCTTCAATTTCACTTCGTTTGGGGTGGTGCTGGTGCTGGGTGGGCCGCGCTTTGCCACACTGGAAACCGAGATCTATTACCAAACCACCGCCTTGTTCAATCTGCCGGTGGCCGCCGTGCTGGCGCTCCTGCAGCTGCTGTGCACGCTGGCGCTGACCGCGCTGTACACGCGCTTGTCCGCCCGGCTTTCTCGCCCGCTGGAGCTGGCTTCTACGCGTGTGGCGCCGCGCCCGTTGGGTGCTCGCGGACGTCTGTTGGCCGGGCTGTATCTGGCTGTGTTGGTGGCCTTCTTCTTATCCCCGTTGTTGGGCCTGGGTCTGCGTTCCATCTCTCGGCTGACCCCGGAGCGCGGCCAGACCCAGGTGCAGGGCGGCGGCCTGACGCTGGACTATTACCGCAGCTTGGGCGAGGACCCGCGCGGCAACATCTTCTTCGCCACTCCCTCCCAGGCCATCCAAACCTCGCTGCTGTACGCCGGGGCCACCATCCTGGTTTCGCTGGCGGTCGGGCTGCCGGCGGCCTGGCTGCTGGCCACCCGTCAGCAGGACCTGGGCAGCCGCCTGCTGGATCCGCTGCTGATGCTGCCGCTGGGCACTTCGGCCGTGACGCTGGGCTTGGGATTCATCGTGGCGCTTAACCGGCCGCCGCTGGACCTGCGCACCTCGCCGCTGCTGGTGCCGCTGGCCCACAGTCTGGTGGCGCTGCCCTTTGTGGTGCGCAGCCTGACCCCGGCGCTGCGCAGCATCCGGCCGCGGCTGCGCCAGGCGGCCGCCATGCTGGGCGCCAACCCGGGCCAGGTGCTGCGCAATGTGGACCTCCCTCTGGTGGGCCGCGCCCTGCTGGTCTCGGCCCTGTTCGCTTTCGCCGTCTCGGTGGGGGAATTTGGCGCCAGCGCGCTGATCGCCCGGCCGGAGTATCCCACCATCCCGGTGCTGATCTTCCGCCTGCTGGGCCAACCCGGCGCGCAAACCTATGGGCAGGCTATGGCCCTCAGCACCCTGCTGATGCTGTTCACCGGGGTTGGCATGCTGCTGATCGAACGCCTGCGCATTGCCGATGTGGGAGAATTCTGAGCATGTTGAGCTTGGAGAACATCCACAAGGCTTACAACGGTGTCCCGGTGCTGCAAGGCATTGACCTGCAGGTGGACACCGGTGAAGTGCTGGCCTTGCTGGGGCCGAGCGGCAGCGGCAAATCCACCCTGTTGAATATTATTGCCGGCCTGGAAATGCCGGACCAGGGCCGCGTGCTGTGGGATGGGGCGGATTTGACCGAAGTGCCGCCACACCGCCGCGGCTTTGGGCTGATGTTCCAGGACTTCGCCTTGTTCCCGCACCGCAACGTGGCGGGCAACGTGGCCTTTGGCCTGCAAATGGCCGGTTGGCGGCCGGGGCGCGCCGAACGGCGGGTGGCCGAGATGCTGGCACTGGTCGGCCTAGGCGGGTTTGAACGCCGCGAGGTAACTGCGCTCTCCGGCGGCGAGCAGCAGCGCGTGGCCCTGGCACGCGCCCTGGCCCCGCAGCCTCGCCTGCTGATGCTGGATGAGCCACTGGGATCGCTGGACCGCGCCCTGCGGGCCCGCCTGCAGGGTGATCTGGCGGCCATCCTGCGCGCCGCAGGCCAGACCAGCATTTATGTAACGCACGACCAGGAAGAAGCCTATGCCGTAGCCGACCGGGCCGCGCTGCTCAACGCCGGTGAACTGGCCCAAGTGGCCGCGCCGGAGCAGCTTTACCGCCAGCCGGCTTCGGCCTTCGTGGCCCGTTTCCTAGGCCTCAGCAACCTGCTCCCAGGTGAGCTGAGCGGCAGCGGTGACGATGCCGCAGTCCAGACGCCGCTGGGCCGCTTCCCGGCGCCCTCCGGCGCAGCGCCTGGCCCGGTGATGGTGCTTTTCCGGCCGGACGCTTTTGTACTGGGCGAGCACGGCCCGGCCCAGCTGCGCGGCGAACTGGTGGGCAAGCAGTTCCGCGGCAGCCAGCTGCAGGCCGAAATCAGCGTGGGTGAGACGCGGCTGGCTATTGAATTGCCCTCCAAAGTGGAACTGCCTGCCCTGGGCCAGCCGCTCAGCCTGAGCTTCGACCCGGCGGAGGCCATCCAGCTCTTTCCCCATGACTGAGATCACGGTCCTCAAACAAAACCCGGCTGGCGAACTGCTC encodes:
- a CDS encoding ABC transporter ATP-binding protein; the encoded protein is MLSLENIHKAYNGVPVLQGIDLQVDTGEVLALLGPSGSGKSTLLNIIAGLEMPDQGRVLWDGADLTEVPPHRRGFGLMFQDFALFPHRNVAGNVAFGLQMAGWRPGRAERRVAEMLALVGLGGFERREVTALSGGEQQRVALARALAPQPRLLMLDEPLGSLDRALRARLQGDLAAILRAAGQTSIYVTHDQEEAYAVADRAALLNAGELAQVAAPEQLYRQPASAFVARFLGLSNLLPGELSGSGDDAAVQTPLGRFPAPSGAAPGPVMVLFRPDAFVLGEHGPAQLRGELVGKQFRGSQLQAEISVGETRLAIELPSKVELPALGQPLSLSFDPAEAIQLFPHD